A stretch of DNA from Rhodoluna sp. KAS3:
CCAGAAACGCTTCCACTTCTAATGCCAGTGATGGTTCCGCTTGAAAGCTGGCCAATAGCTGCAATGGTGCTGTAGCTGGCAAACTTGGCGTTGCTAGGTGCTGAGGCAGCCGAGTAGGTAATGTTCTTACCCTTTACAGCCTTGCCCTTGGCATCAACGGTCATGATGAACTTCATTCCAGGGCCAGACTGCATCGATCCCACACTGCTGGTTAGAACAACCCAGGTGTTAGCCGACTTACCCGGCACTGCCGAGAACCCGGTTACATCTGCCGGAATCACCGATGTTGAAGGCAGGCTTGAAGCCAACTTTTTGCCGGCACCCGAGATTGAAAGAACCTCACGCTTGGCAATAGCCGCACCTGAACCAAACTGGCAGTAGCTGTTTGAACCAACCACGGTCTTGGCATAAGTGGTGGCCACCGCCAACAGCGCTGCGGTCTTGGTGGTAGCTGCCTTGTTGGCACCCATCGATACCGCAACACAGCCGTAGGTGCTGCTGGTGTAGTTGGTGATCTGGGCCGAGGTCTTAACCAGCGGGCTGGTGCTTGATGCAGCAACGGTCGCCAGAATGGTGCGGTTTGGTTTGGTCATGTCCATCGGGTTCATGCAATCAACACGCACAAATGGGGCCGACATTGCCGATGAAGTCAGCAACAGGTTGCCAGCGGTGTAACCAGAGCCAGCAGCAGCGGTACAGAATGCTGACAATTTGGCTTGGGTGATTTCTTGAGTCTTCATTCCGCTAGCCGAATTGAGTGAGCCCCACTTGACCACGTTGTTGAACTCGGCATTTCGGTACAGCACAGCAAAACCGGTGCCCTTGGTGCCGATCCAACCAACAGAGTTGAGTGAAGTTGCACCAGTAATCACAAGCTTTCCGCTGCCGGCAAACTTGGTGTTTGCACCGGCCGCAGTGTTGTTGACCACGGTCACAGTGCCGGCAACTGCTGAGCCGTAGAAGACATCTCCGTTGGCTCCGGCAAATGAACGCGAGGTATCGGTGACCGAAATCGCAGCGTTCATGGTCTTGATAGTTGGTGCGGTCACCTTGATTGTGGTTGAACCTGATGGCGCAGCCATTTCTGGTGTAACCATGACCGGTGGGGTGTAACCGCCGCCTCCGCCAGCAACAGTGGTGTGTGCCACAGCTGCCGATTCTGGGCCTTCACCCTCAAAGCTTGAAGACGCCAAAACCTTGACGTTGTAGGCAGTTGACTGACTCAACGCATACATAAAGCACTTCTGGCCCCCAGCGCGGTTGGTCTCGGTTAGGTATCCGGTGAACGCCACAGTGCCTGCGGTTGTGTACGCGCGGCAGGTGTAGCTGGTGGCTCCAACTGCTTGATCAACATTCACTGCGATGGTGTTGAAGGTACTGCTGGTTGTGTCAACGGTAAAGGTTGGTGCCGCCGGACCACAGTCGCGAGCCACCGAAGTCACGCCATCGGTGTTGTCAACAATCGTGAGTCTTGGAGCGTAAACGGCGTTGGCAATTGGGCGCTGAACATAGACATTTCCGAGGACCTTCACGCCCTGAGTGTCGGCCGGCATTAAGTTGTACTGACCACCCTCGGTGCCGGTTACAGTTGCACCCGAGACCTCGGTGTAATTGGTGTCTGGCAACCCGATGGTCTGAGAGAAAGTCAGCGTAGAGGTGGTTGGTGACCAGGTGTAGTCGGCATCGATCGCATCAATCTCGGTCACACCGGTGCCATCGATGTCTGCAGTCACACCGTTGAAGTTGTGAACACCATCGGTGGTTAGCGTCACGCGACCACCAGTAATGCTGTAGCCAAGAACCTTGGCAACACCCGGCAGAGTCTCAGTTAGGTATTCCTCACCCACAGGTAGGTGACGAACAGCCATATTTGGGTCAGCGTAGCTGTTGGTGCCGTCGTTATCGGTGGTTAGAGGCTGACCGTCTGCGGTCACTTCGATTGAGGTTCTGAAAGCACTGCCGACAGTCAAGTCACGAGCCAAACACAGACCCTTGTTGGTCTCAAACATGACGTTGGTGTCTGATGCGGTGGCTGTGTAGCTGGTCAGATCGGCAGCTTCAAAGGTGGCCTGGCTGTTTGCACGATACCCAGGTGTATCAGAGGCAAGGCCGTCAACTGCACTAGGCATACCAAAGGTTGGTGCCACCGAGAATGTCACATTTTCAGTGGTGTTGTTGGTTAGGCGTGCGTTCCAGTATGGGTTTATGTACTTCGCACCAGCGCCACCACCACAGGTCTTCATGGCTTCTGTCCAAGAAATTTGCGCAGTCTGAGGCATGGTTACGCCATAGCAGGACTGGTCTCCGGTGATGTACCAGTTGAACTGAACGTTCTGCGGGGTGAGGGTGGTGGTTAGGTTTGGAGAGAAGGTTAGAACGTCGTCAACGGCAAGGTCGGTGACCAGGGTTGAACCGTTAGAGCGGGTATCAAGATACGCGGCCACGTAAACGCTCACGGTCTCGCCTGGGCGAATCACAGATACGGCACCGTTATTGATGTTGCGGTTTACGCGAACGTTGTAGGTGACGGCAGACTCGGCGGCCTGCGCTGGGGCGGCGGTGATTGCAACTACGCCGGTAAGGGTTAAGGCAAGCGTTGCCGCGACGGCGGCTACGCGCTTTGATGCAAATTTAAATGCTTTGGCTTGGCTTTTGAACAAACTACTCACAACACTTTCTAGTAACTTTGCCAACGCCTCTGGGCGGGGCACTTTGTGAGCCTATGGCAGCGCTAGTTTTGGGTTGCTAGATAGTGGTTGGTTTCAAAGACAATGGTCTTGACAAATGTCGTGCTGAGCGCATTTTTGGGTTTAATTATTTGTTATTCTTCGCCGGATAGGTGGACAGCCACCTATCCGGTCTTTCGTGAACTTTGTTTCTAAAGTCGGGCTGACAGGATTTGAACCTGCGACCCCTTGTCCCCCAGACAAGTGCGCTACCAAGCTGCGCTACAACCCGTTGATCACTTTTCGTTTAACAACTAAGAAATAGTACGAAAAACTAAGGCATCTTGAAACGTGACCTTCATTGTCAGAGGGTGACCCTAATCTTTGGCCATGACTGAAAAACCATTGGGCTGCTTAGCCATGCTGTTTGGTATTGGGGCAAATCGACCAAACCAGACGCCGCCGACCCGCCAAAGCACAGAACCTACCGACGGCGGCATGAGCGAAGGTGACATACACTCGGGGCCGGGAGGCTATGAGGGCATGGGCTATTCCGGTGGTTACGCTGCCGATTACTACGGTGACGATGAAGGCGGAGAGCGCTAAATTAGCCTCATGAATAAGAGTTTGAAGAAACTGCGCCAGCGCACCAAGTTCTTTGGATACCTTCTATTTGGTTCCATTGGCATAAGCATTATTGCGTTCATCGCCCAAGTGATCTTGCAGCTCAACGGCTCAGGCTCAACCGACACCGCCATGGCCTTCTGGATCTCGGTTGCCGGATTCTTTAGCAGCCTCTGGGCTTATGCCGGAGGAATCTGGCTGACCTCAAGTTTCTTCTTGTGGTCGACCGAGGCAATCATCGATGCCATGGGCAAGAAGGCCGAATAGCCCCTGAGTAACAGAGGGTAAAGAAGTTTGCCAAGGTCGGTGGCTGCCGGCAGAGTTGTCTCAAAGGAATTCATTGGCACAAACCAGAATTCACCACTTACGAACACAATTCATTAAGGGAGCATCGCATGTCATCATCAAAGCGTTTCAAGACCGGGCTAGTTGCCCTGGCCACCGCCACCGCACTTCTACTTGCCGGCTGCGCATCAGCCACTCCAACCCCATCTGAGTCACCAGACGCACTGCAGACCCTAACCGCTGGCAAGCTGACCATCGGCACCGGCGAGCCTGCCTATGAGCCATGGGTTGTTGGCGACGCCCCTGAGTCTGGCGAGGGCTTTGAAGCTGCAGTTGCTTATGCAGTTGCCGAAGAGCTTGGCTTTGCAGCCAGCGATGTTGTGTGGGTTCGCACCACTTTTGACGAGGCAATTGCCCCGGGCCTAAAGAACTTTGACTTTAACCTTCAGCAGTATTCAATCACCGATGAGCGCAAGGCTGCCGTGGACTTCTCGAGCCCATACTACGAGACCACCCAGACTGTGATCACCGTTGAGGGTTCAGCTGCTGCCAGCGCAACCACCGTTGCCGAGCTAAAGGGCCTTCAGATTGGTGCCGCCACCGGAACCACCAGCTTTGCTGCCATTGAGTCAGTGATCAAGCCAACCGCAGGCGCCAAGGCCTTCAACTCAAACGATGACGCCAAGGCTGCTCTAGAGGCCGGCCAGATTGACGCACTTGTTGTTGACCTTCCAACGGCGCTTTACCTAACCGCAGTTGAGCTAACCGGCGGCAAGATTGTTGGCCAGCTTTCAGGTGCTGCCGTGGGCGACCAGTTTGGGCTAGTGCTAGACAAAGACAGCCCATTGACCGCCGCTGTTACCGCTGCCGTTGACCGCCTGCGCGCCAACGGCAAGTTGCAAGAGCTAGCCGACAAGTGGCTGGCAGATTATGCCGGAGCACCTGTGCTTAAGTAGTACCTATGACCAGCCAATACCAGCCCTCCGAGGCTGAACTTGCACGACGGGTTTATCGCGCCAGCAAAAAGCGCCGTTCAACCCTGGTGTCATTTATCAGCACCCTGGTTTTTGCCTCGGTGGCCTGGTTTGCGCTGGTCAACACACCCGGATGGGAGCGAGTCTCAACCTCGTTCTTCGACTGGAACACCGCAGTCGCAGCCTTCCCTCGAGTCATCGAGGGACTCTGGCTAAACCTTCGGGTGCTGGTATTTGCGGTTATCGGTGTGCTGATTTTTGGCCTTCTGCTGGCCATCCTGCGCACACTGCGCAACCCGGTGTTTTTTCCGCTGCGCATCTTTGCCCGCGGTTACGTTGACTTCTTTAGAGGTCTGCCGCTGATCATTGTGCTCTACATCGTTGGCTTCGGAATCCCTGGTTTACGCCTTGAATTCTTGGGGCGCATTCCGGCCGAGGTGCTGGGCACGGTTGCCCTGATTCTCACCTACTCGGCCTATGTGTCTGAGGTGTTTAGAGCGGGCATCGAGAGCATTCACCCATCGCAGCGTTTGGCCGCCAGATCACTCGGCCTCAGCTATTCAAAGACTATGCGCCTGGTGGTTTTGCCACAGGCGGTTAGGCGCGTTGCCCCGCCACTGATGAACGACTTTGTGGCGCTGCAAAAAGACGTTGGCCTGATATCGATTCTTGGTGCAGTTGATGCTGTTCGCGGCGCCCAGATTGAGGTGGCCAAGTACGCCAACTTCACGCCTTATGTTGTTGCCGGTCTGTTGTTTGTTTTGCTGGCAATTCCATCGGTGCGCTTTGCCGACCGGATTAGCCAAAAGTATGCTCAGCGAGAGCAAGCCGGGAGTGCCCTGTGACCTCAGAAAACCTGAACCAGCCTGATGCCCATAGCCAGATTGACTGGTCAAACCCTCGGCTAAAAGTGCGCAATTTGCGTAAGCAATATGACGAGCGCGTGATTTTGAACGGTGTTGACCTCGAAATTTATCCGGGTCAAATTGTGGCCCTGATTGGGTCTTCGGGCTCGGGCAAATCAACCATGCTGCGCTGCATCAACCTGATTGAAGAAATCAGTGATGGGCAAATTTGGCTTGAGGGGCGCGACATCAGTGTGGCCGGCATTGACCAAGATGAAGTGCGCCGCGATGTTGGCATGGTTTTTCAGTCATACAACCTATTTGCGCACCTAAGCATTCTGGACAACATCACGCTGGCCCTGCGCCACGTTCAGGGCAAGACCAAAGCTGAGGCAGATGCAATTGCTATGCAGTGGCTCTCGCGAATTGGCCTAGCCGATAAGGCAAGTTCTTTTCCGGACAAACTCTCGGGTGGCCAGCAGCAGCGCACGGCAATTGTTCGGGCCGTGGCTCTAAACCCAAAGCTGTTGCTGCTTGATGAGGTAACCAGCGCCCTTGACCCTGAGCTGGTTGGCGAGGTACTTGAGCTGATTCGCGACCTAAAGAACTCGGGCACCACCATCATCATGGCAACTCACGAAATGTCTTTTGCCCGCGATGTTGCCGACTGGGTGGTCTTTTTAGATCAGGGCGCGATTGTTGAAGAGGGCGAGGCCGCGGAGTTTTTTGCCAACCCAAAGCAGCAGCGCACTAAAGAGTTTTTGACCCGCCTGCAGATTTTGTAATTCGCGGTTTAGTAGCGGTATTGGTCGGGCTTGTATGGGCCCTCAACCGGCACCGAAATATAGCCAGCCTGGCGCTCACTTAGTTTGGTCAGCGATACCCCAAGGGCAGGCAGGTGCAATCGCGCCACCTTTTCATCGGCCAGCTTGCCAATTAGGTGAACCCGCGGTTCAAGATTGGCAGCGTTCTGCGCCAACTCAATCTGGGCCATGGCCTGATTGGTAAAAGACGCGCTCATCACAAAACTCGGATGCCCCGTTGCGTTGCCAAGGTTCATTACGCGACCTTCGCTGAGCACCAAAATTGAGCGGCCGTTTGGCAGACTCCACTGGTCAACCAGCGGTTTGATCTGAATCTTCTGGGCACCTTCGAGTGCTTCGAGACCGTGCATGTCGATCTCGTTATCGAAGTGGCCAACGTTGGCCAAAATGGCCAGGTTCTTGAGCTTCAAAAAGTGCTCCGGCCTAACAATGTCAATGTTTCCGGTGGCGGTGATCACAAAGTCCAGCTGCTCAATTACCTCTTCGAGCTGGGCAACCTGATAGCCGTCCATGGCCGCCTGAAGTGCGCAAATCGGGTCAATTTCACCGATGATTACCCTGGCACCCTGGCCTGCCAGCGCCTCGGCGCAACCCTTGCCAACGTCTCCGTAGCCGGCAACAAAGGCAACTTTTCCACCGATAAGGACATCGGTTGCGCGGTTTAGGCCGTCGACCAGCGAGTGACGAATGCCGTATTTATTGTCGAACTTTGATTTGGTGACGGCGTCGTTGACGTTGATCACCGGAAACTTGAGCTCACCCTTGCGCGAGAGTTCTTCAAGGCGCTGAATGCCGGTGGTGGTTTCTTCACTGGCACCGATTACCTGGCTAACCAGGGTGGCAAAGCGGTTCGGGTTTTTGCTTTGCGAGGCGGCAAGTAGTTCGCGCACAATTTCGTGCTCAGACTCAATCCATGAATTTTGCCTATGCAAAACCCCAGACTTTTCAAACTCAATGCCTTGGTGCACTAGGTAGATTAGGTCGCCGCCATCATCGATAATGCTGGTTGGCCCCGGGTGGGTGTTGCCATCGGCGTCTGGGTAATTTGACCAATCCAGAATCTGGTCGAGGCACCACCAAAACTCTTTTGAACTCTCGCCCTTCCAGCCAAAGACTGAAATTCCGGCCGGAGACTCAGAGGTTCCGCTGCCGACAACCAGTGCAGCGGCAGCTTCATCCTGGCTAGAAAAAATGTTGCAGCTGGCCAAGCGCACGCGGGCACCCAGGGCCACCAGTGTCTCGACCAAAACTGCGGTTTGTACGGTGATTGACAGCGATACCGAAATGCGGGCACCGGCTAGAGGCTGGCTTTGGGCGTATTCGGCACGGATGGCCATGAGGCCTGGCATCTCGTTTTGGGCCAGGCTAATTTGGTGGCGGCCGGTCTGGGCCAGGGCAAGATCTGCGATTGAAAAGTTTGTTGAAGTAATGCCGCGGTGACTCACGGTGAATCCTCTCTAGAGGACCCCCGGCCCTCATGTTCAGTCTGTCATGAGAGCGCGGGGAACCCGAGAAATGAGTCGTTTGGTTACTGAAGGTTAAAGAAGTAGTACTTGTCTTCCCAGGCGCTTGGAATCAGAACCATTTGGCTTGGGTCTTTCGAGATGTCCAACTGCACGTAAAGGCTGCCCGAGTCGCTGAACCCAGGCATGATTGCAATGTCACCTAGGTCATCCGAGACTGTTGGCCCAAAGATGCCCTGAGAAACCAGTTTTCCGCCGGCCACTACACCGACTTCAGCAATGTATGGCTCCTCGGTTTCGTCACCCATGTTGGTGGCTGTGACGTTGAATTGAACCCAGCGGGTTGTGGCCTCTGGGTCCGGAATGCCGTCGTAGTTATCGTCGTATGTACAGCCGTCGTTAAACATGTTTTCTGAACAGACGTACCAAGATGCATCGTCAACGTACTCGTTGAAAGTGAACTTGAAATTTCCGATCTTTAGAGATGTTCCAACTGGCACAGGTCGCTTTGCGCTGCCAAGCGCGGGTGCGGTGGAGGTGAGTTTCCAAACCTTCTTCTTGCCCGACTTTACGCAGGTGTAAGTTTTTAGGCCTACGGTTGATTTTTTGTTTAGCGTTGTGCACTTACCGCCGGCTTTAACAGTTGCAGCTTCTGTTGCGCCTATCCCCGATGAAAGGACTAGACCCAGTGCCAAAGCAATTGCACCGACACTTTTACCGACTGTCATTGTTGCCATTTCGATACCCCCATATCGTTCAGTTAACTAAATAGTAGAGCCAAATTGGAACTTAGACACCAACTCAGCGCTGAGCCTTATTTGCCCCTGACTTGCTCTTACGAGAGTTGCGTAAACAGGCCTCAAGTACGCCACCGTCGAGACGATTCGAATTGTGATCCAAGGGCATTCTTGGGTTACAAATTGGACGGCTGGCAGGAAGTCTGAGTCCGCGCTAAACAAGAGAATCTCTTCGTATTTGCCGTTCAAGGCACCTTTGACTAGTTCTGTAGCCAAAGCAACATCTGTCTGCTTCTCTTGATGTTTCCAGAATTTGGTCTCGCAATGTGGACAATTTTGAGACTGGCTCCTAAATTCGCCAAGGACAACCTCTACCCCGGATGATCGAAGTTCGGCCAAATATTTATGCTGGGCTTCCTTGACTGAGTTGCCAAGATGTCTGATTTTTGCTGTGAAATATTGGACTCGCACTTCTGAAATTCCGTGCCCATCAGCAATGAATTTCGAAAGGGCCATCAGATCGATTTTTAGAAGATCCTCGTCCAAATCGCGAAGCGCATGAAAAATGTTGAGTCCGTCAACACAAACCAACATGCGGGGCATTAGAACCTCGTTAAGTAAAAAACCCGGCGGATATACCGCCGGGGGGGATTGGGTGTGAGCCAATCGCAATACGGCTAAGTTATCAAAGTCTTATTCAGAACTCAATAACTTTGGCCAGTGGAAACCAACCTGTGTAAAACCCGCACTTAGCTCTGGTGCAGCAGGCTCAACTCTGCGTGCTGAGCAAGGCTCTTGAGTCCAACTGCCTTGAGCAAAGGTACCGCTGACTCAAGTGTGCCCCGCGCATCACTTGACCCGTTGCGCAGTTGATGTTGACCCAGGCTGTAGAGAGCTTTAGCAGCGGTCTCGCGCTTTTCTTTTACGTCGTTGTCCTCGATGAGGGTTTTGAGTAGGTCGTCGGCAATTTCGTTATTGCCGAGTTCTGAATGGATGTTAGCCAGCTCAATCTGGCTCTCTCTTTGCCCTTGAAGATCGTTAGAAAATTCGGCGATGCGCATGGCGTCTTGAGCGTGACCAATGGCTACATGAAGATCGCCGAGCTTGCGCTCAACAAACGCCAGCTTGTACTTGGTCAAAATGATGTGCTCGGTGCGCCCGTGGGCTTCAAGCAACGGAACTGCAAGGGTCAGGTTTTCGCGAGACTCGGCATAGCGCATGCGGCTTGCCAATAGTGCGCCAAGGTCAAAGAGGGCCTGGCCCTGAAAGTATTCGTGGCCAGCCTCAGCAAACCCGTTGATAGCTTTTCGGTAGGCAGCCTCTTGCAGCCCCTCCTGCAATGTGGTGCGGTAGCAATCGGCCAAGTGCCACTGCATAAAGGCGTAGTCAAGTGAATTGGCAATGACGTCGGCAAACTCAATAGCCTCGAGGATGGCCTCGATGGCTTCTTCATCGCGCGCAGAATCGTGAAGGGCAAGGCTCTTGAGTCGGGTTGCCTCCACCCACAAGCTTGAACCGCGCTCGTCAGCCAGGGCATCGATCAAACCGCCGGCAACTGCAACGGCATCGTCATGCTCGTTGTTGTCCCACAGATAAAACGCCAGGTCAAACATGGCCTTGTGGCGGTTTGGATTGTTCAAGTCTGTGGAGCGCTTCCACAGCTTGGTTAACGCTTTGTCTTCAATAGATGACATGTGATTCCCCCTAATCTCATTTAAGCCCCCCCCCCCCCCTGAAAATCAAGTTGAGCGACTCGCGACCAACGTAGTGGGTGCCTCTGACAAAATGACTGCCAAATTTCGCGAAGGCTAGGATATGTGGAGCGAAAAGAACGGAATTCAACCTATGAGCAAGCTCTCAAACGTCATCGAACGCAGCATCTTTTGGTCACGCTGGCTACTAGCGCCGCTATACCTAGGGCTCATCGGTGTATTGGCCGTACTGGCCTACAAGTTTGTTGTTGAGTTCATTGCCATGGTGCAAAACGTGATGCTGCACGATGACCACAGTTTTGTACTTGATCTGTTGGCGCTGCTTGACCTGGTGCTGATGGCCAACCTGATTTTGATTGTGCTGTTTGCGGGCTACGAGAACTTTGTTTCGAAGATTGAGGTTGCTGAGCGCTCGGTCGACCGCCCTTACTGGATGGGGTCGGTTGACTTCTCTGGTTTGAAGATCAAGCTGATCGGCTCGTTGGTGGCCATCTCAGTTATCGAGCTGCTGAAGGACTTTGTTGAGCTGGCCGAAGACACCCATGCCGAGGTTGGCCAGGGCACGATTTGGCGCATCATCATTCACCTGACCTTTGTGGTTTCTGGTGTGCTGTTTGCGGTGATGGACTGGATTAGCGATAACCGCGTGATTCGCAAGCACGAAAGCGCGATGGCTCACGGCAGTGCGGGCAGTTCGGCCAACATCTAATTAGGCGTCAACCCTCAAAGGTAAAATATTGAGATGAACCCTGATTATTTAGAAGAGCTGCTTGGTTGCGCTTTGACAGCAGCCAACGCTGGCGCCGCCGAACTTTTGAAGCGCTTTGGCGGACCGCTTGATATTCAGTCCAAGACCTCTGCCGAAGACAAAGTCACCGATGCCGATCTGGCCTCAGAAAATGTGGTTCGCGGCGTAATTGCGGAGCTGCGCCCAAACGACACCATCAGTGGTGAAGAACTTGCCGAGCAGGTAGGTGCCAACGCGGCGGTGCGCTGGAGCATTGACCCGCTCGACGGAACGGTCAACTACACCCGCGGTATTCCATACTTTGCCACCTCAGTTGGCGCGCAAGACCTAACCACAGGCCTGTGGGTTGCCGGCGCGGTTGTGGCGCCCGCCCTAAACACCACCTACTACGCAAAACGCGGCGGTGGCGCCTGGGTTATTCGCAACGGCGTAACCACCCAGATTTTTGGCCCGCCAAAAGACCGGATGACCAAAATCTTGGCCACCGGCTTTTCATACTCAGCCGTTGAGCGCGCTGCTCAGTTTGAAAAACTTGACCAGATGATGCCTGAGTTTGTTGACATTCGCCGCATGGGATCAGCAGCGCTGGATGCCTGTATGGTTGCTGACGGCACGGTTGATGTTTATTACGAGAAGCACATCAAAGAACACGACTGGGCAGCTGCCCTGTTGATTGCAGAAGAAGCCGGCCAGACCGTCAAGCGCCCAGATTACGTTGGCGACTTTGGCTCAGTTAACCTCTAGCCAAGCCGGCGAACTCTAGCCAAGCCTAAAAGCGCGCTTGACCGGGTACTCAAGGTACTCGGCCATAAACTCAAGCCGTTCGTCGCGCCAAGCGTAATCGCGCGCCACTTTGGCCAGCGCTGCCCAGAAAAATACGTTCAAAAGATCCACACTGATGTGGGTCATCGAATCACCCGGAAAAGCCTTACCAATCATCCGGCGCAACAAAGTCGGAACATCACTCAAGCCGTATCGGTGCAGCGCAGCGCGAACCTGAAACTCAAGCTCACGAGCACGGCGCGGGTTCCAGAGCGGGTTACCGCCCGAGCCATCTCCCATGCGCCCGTATTCATCGGTGGGTAAATGCAGCAGGATGTGGGCCACGGTTGCGTGCCGAACATGCGCGCCATCGAGCAAATCAAATAGCGGCGCAAACGAGTCAATCTCGTAACCGCACTTACGTAAATCTAGAACATCGGGGTAGTACGGAAACTTATAAAAAGGTATGTGCTTGACGATTGGGCCCGATTTGCGAACCGCAACTTTGCCCTTGACCTCGCCGCCCCAGGTTTGAACGGCTTCATCGGGCTCGCCCGCGCCTTGCCACTCTTCTGGATTCATAGGGTTCTATTGTGCCAAAATTCGTTTGACTTCACGGATGGCCGCTTGCTGCCAATTCTGCTCTTCAGGCCCGCTGTGAATGTAACTCGAGGTGTAGGCCACGCCAACATCTAGGCCGAAATCACCGCAGGCAATCTGCCCGCCGAGGCCGTCGTGACCGAATGAGGTAGGCGAGAGCATGTCTCTGAAGCCAGGGGTGTCGAGCATGAATCCGAGTCCGCGGTTTGGCCACGGGCCTGGCTCGCCCCAAACAGTTGGGCCGGTCACGGTAATCTCTGCGGCAACTTTTAGGGTTTCATCACTCAGCAATCGCACGCCATCGGTTTCGGTAACACAAGCCGAGTAAATCTTGGCCAAGGCCTTTGCGCTGGCAACGCCACCGGCGCCGGCAAACTCAGACTGCAAAACTCGAGGGTCGTTGAACCCGGTACCATCGCCAGCAACCTCGGCGGTGAAGGCGTTGCCAAAAGTCATGGCCTTTTCGATCCAATAGTTTGGGGTGCCAGGCAGCGGGTTGCCAGAGGCACGCTTGCCGTCGGTAATTAGCGGCGCAACCTGCCCTAGTTTGTCGGCCGGCAGACCAATCCAGGCGTCAACATTGAGGGGGCCGGCAATGTGGTTCTGCAGGTACTGACCGATAGTCTCGCCGGTAATGCGGCGAACCAGTTCACCAATCAAGTGACCAAAAGTGCCGGCGTGATACTGGTATCCGGTGCCGGGTGCCCACAGTGGCTCTTGGGCGGCAAGCTCGTCAACCACGGTGTGGCCGTCTAGAAATTCATCGATGTTTAAATCGCGGCGAACAGCCGAAAGGCCGGAGCGGTGCTGAAGCAACCACTTGACCGGAATCTCACTCTTGCCAGCCGCGGCAAACTCTGGCCAGTAGTAGGCCACGCGCGCTTCTGGGTCAAGCAGCCCGCGCTCAATCAGCTGGTTGGCAATTATTGATACCAGGCCCTTGGTGCAAGAGAAAATCACCGATGCGGTGTTTGATTGCCAGTCTTGCCCAGGTTTTGCCTGACCCTGCCAGATGTCTAGGGCCAGCTCACCGTCTTGATAAATTGCCATGGATGAACCTCCGGCAAAGGCGCCATCGGTGGATTTTTCGAGCTCTTTGCCCTGGGCAAAGAACAACTCGGCAACTGTTTCAAACTTCGGTGTAATCAACATAG
This window harbors:
- a CDS encoding ABC transporter substrate-binding protein, with translation MSSSKRFKTGLVALATATALLLAGCASATPTPSESPDALQTLTAGKLTIGTGEPAYEPWVVGDAPESGEGFEAAVAYAVAEELGFAASDVVWVRTTFDEAIAPGLKNFDFNLQQYSITDERKAAVDFSSPYYETTQTVITVEGSAAASATTVAELKGLQIGAATGTTSFAAIESVIKPTAGAKAFNSNDDAKAALEAGQIDALVVDLPTALYLTAVELTGGKIVGQLSGAAVGDQFGLVLDKDSPLTAAVTAAVDRLRANGKLQELADKWLADYAGAPVLK
- a CDS encoding amino acid ABC transporter permease, with the protein product MTSQYQPSEAELARRVYRASKKRRSTLVSFISTLVFASVAWFALVNTPGWERVSTSFFDWNTAVAAFPRVIEGLWLNLRVLVFAVIGVLIFGLLLAILRTLRNPVFFPLRIFARGYVDFFRGLPLIIVLYIVGFGIPGLRLEFLGRIPAEVLGTVALILTYSAYVSEVFRAGIESIHPSQRLAARSLGLSYSKTMRLVVLPQAVRRVAPPLMNDFVALQKDVGLISILGAVDAVRGAQIEVAKYANFTPYVVAGLLFVLLAIPSVRFADRISQKYAQREQAGSAL
- a CDS encoding amino acid ABC transporter ATP-binding protein, with protein sequence MTSENLNQPDAHSQIDWSNPRLKVRNLRKQYDERVILNGVDLEIYPGQIVALIGSSGSGKSTMLRCINLIEEISDGQIWLEGRDISVAGIDQDEVRRDVGMVFQSYNLFAHLSILDNITLALRHVQGKTKAEADAIAMQWLSRIGLADKASSFPDKLSGGQQQRTAIVRAVALNPKLLLLDEVTSALDPELVGEVLELIRDLKNSGTTIIMATHEMSFARDVADWVVFLDQGAIVEEGEAAEFFANPKQQRTKEFLTRLQIL
- the ahcY gene encoding adenosylhomocysteinase — encoded protein: MSHRGITSTNFSIADLALAQTGRHQISLAQNEMPGLMAIRAEYAQSQPLAGARISVSLSITVQTAVLVETLVALGARVRLASCNIFSSQDEAAAALVVGSGTSESPAGISVFGWKGESSKEFWWCLDQILDWSNYPDADGNTHPGPTSIIDDGGDLIYLVHQGIEFEKSGVLHRQNSWIESEHEIVRELLAASQSKNPNRFATLVSQVIGASEETTTGIQRLEELSRKGELKFPVINVNDAVTKSKFDNKYGIRHSLVDGLNRATDVLIGGKVAFVAGYGDVGKGCAEALAGQGARVIIGEIDPICALQAAMDGYQVAQLEEVIEQLDFVITATGNIDIVRPEHFLKLKNLAILANVGHFDNEIDMHGLEALEGAQKIQIKPLVDQWSLPNGRSILVLSEGRVMNLGNATGHPSFVMSASFTNQAMAQIELAQNAANLEPRVHLIGKLADEKVARLHLPALGVSLTKLSERQAGYISVPVEGPYKPDQYRY
- a CDS encoding NYN domain-containing protein; protein product: MAHTQSPPAVYPPGFLLNEVLMPRMLVCVDGLNIFHALRDLDEDLLKIDLMALSKFIADGHGISEVRVQYFTAKIRHLGNSVKEAQHKYLAELRSSGVEVVLGEFRSQSQNCPHCETKFWKHQEKQTDVALATELVKGALNGKYEEILLFSADSDFLPAVQFVTQECPWITIRIVSTVAYLRPVYATLVRASQGQIRLSAELVSKFQFGSTI
- a CDS encoding TIGR00645 family protein, coding for MSKLSNVIERSIFWSRWLLAPLYLGLIGVLAVLAYKFVVEFIAMVQNVMLHDDHSFVLDLLALLDLVLMANLILIVLFAGYENFVSKIEVAERSVDRPYWMGSVDFSGLKIKLIGSLVAISVIELLKDFVELAEDTHAEVGQGTIWRIIIHLTFVVSGVLFAVMDWISDNRVIRKHESAMAHGSAGSSANI
- a CDS encoding inositol monophosphatase family protein, which gives rise to MNPDYLEELLGCALTAANAGAAELLKRFGGPLDIQSKTSAEDKVTDADLASENVVRGVIAELRPNDTISGEELAEQVGANAAVRWSIDPLDGTVNYTRGIPYFATSVGAQDLTTGLWVAGAVVAPALNTTYYAKRGGGAWVIRNGVTTQIFGPPKDRMTKILATGFSYSAVERAAQFEKLDQMMPEFVDIRRMGSAALDACMVADGTVDVYYEKHIKEHDWAAALLIAEEAGQTVKRPDYVGDFGSVNL